A window of Costertonia aggregata contains these coding sequences:
- a CDS encoding MORN repeat-containing protein — protein MKKRILIPYILFISVLFISMGMFYRMYTLQNRIDQFNSDRKKLYEKVAIYEDLLSKDSLLLTGDYHNALKAYDKIALELGSENYGLKTRIALAKTIRSYTMGRAIKQKDTVENDSLAQNRIAGPVEIQRYDSLSFAHEKAKIQLNRLRKQLEEKSFGEYLTFKSVKGNQMHYVGQVRNNTANGYGIALLDTGSRYEGEWKNNQRHGEGAFYWPDGEYYVGSYVNGKRTGYGTYYWPNGEKYIGYWKDDKRNGHGEFYATDGTILTSGVWENDKLVETEKKAKRTSR, from the coding sequence ATGAAAAAACGTATCTTGATTCCCTACATATTGTTCATATCCGTCCTCTTTATTTCAATGGGCATGTTTTACAGGATGTACACGTTGCAAAATAGGATTGACCAATTTAATTCGGATCGGAAAAAACTATACGAAAAAGTAGCTATTTATGAGGATTTGTTATCCAAAGATTCCCTTTTGCTTACGGGAGATTATCATAATGCACTTAAGGCATATGATAAAATAGCCCTAGAGTTGGGAAGTGAAAATTACGGACTCAAAACCCGTATCGCCTTGGCAAAAACAATTAGGAGCTACACCATGGGGAGAGCAATCAAACAAAAAGATACCGTTGAAAACGATTCTTTGGCACAAAATAGAATAGCCGGTCCAGTAGAAATACAACGTTATGATTCTTTGAGCTTTGCCCATGAAAAAGCAAAGATTCAATTGAACCGCCTTAGAAAACAATTAGAGGAAAAGTCTTTTGGAGAGTACCTTACCTTTAAGAGCGTAAAAGGCAACCAAATGCATTACGTAGGTCAAGTACGCAATAACACGGCCAATGGTTACGGTATCGCATTACTCGATACGGGTAGCCGCTACGAAGGTGAGTGGAAAAATAACCAACGCCATGGTGAAGGTGCTTTTTATTGGCCAGATGGAGAATATTATGTTGGTAGCTATGTAAATGGAAAACGCACCGGTTATGGCACATACTATTGGCCAAATGGTGAAAAATACATAGGATATTGGAAGGACGACAAACGCAATGGGCACGGTGAGTTCTATGCTACCGACGGCACTATACTCACCAGTGGCGTTTGGGAGAATGACAAACTTGTTGAAACCGAAAAAAAAGCGAAAAGAACCAGCCGTTAA
- a CDS encoding porin family protein, translating to MKKVVLVTVLTVFGLSNGDAQEIKFGVKAGLNFAFITGDNSEDLNPNTDFHFGLLAEIPLSEKFSFQPELIYSGQGAELNIASEGRINLNYLNLPLMGKYYVTKQLSLEAGPQIGYLLSTKGGTLDYKDLLKPIDYGVNFGVGYKLDNGLNFNARYNLGLSNINDVDGFTEKNRNGVLQLSVGFFF from the coding sequence ATGAAAAAAGTAGTATTAGTAACAGTTTTGACAGTTTTTGGCTTATCAAATGGTGATGCACAAGAAATTAAATTTGGAGTCAAGGCTGGTCTAAATTTTGCATTTATTACTGGAGACAATTCAGAAGATTTGAATCCCAACACAGATTTTCACTTTGGTCTTCTGGCAGAAATCCCCCTTTCGGAAAAATTCTCTTTTCAACCTGAATTGATCTATTCTGGACAAGGAGCTGAGCTAAATATTGCATCTGAGGGCAGAATTAATTTAAACTATCTAAATCTTCCGCTAATGGGTAAGTATTATGTTACAAAACAGCTGAGTCTAGAAGCTGGACCACAAATTGGTTACTTACTTTCCACAAAAGGAGGCACCCTAGATTATAAAGATCTCCTAAAGCCAATAGATTATGGAGTAAATTTTGGTGTTGGTTACAAACTTGATAACGGACTCAATTTTAACGCAAGATATAATCTTGGACTATCTAATATTAATGATGTAGACGGCTTTACAGAGAAAAATAGAAATGGGGTCCTTCAACTATCCGTTGGCTTCTTTTTCTAA
- a CDS encoding sensor histidine kinase, with translation MQNKKAKYYVLSISICIAVSLIEVYFDYILYDVFEIVAPDEFEDNFSVTVFVNLFYSVAGFYYIFRQAHKKSEKEKQLLIQESFKAELKYLKAQLNPHFLFNGINNVYHLIGKNDTLAKDTLLQFSELLRYQLYESGTQIVLEKELGFVSQYIKMEKTRKGSDIQLTYTIEFESSAKKIVPLLLIPIVENAFKHCSNHTNNTDNRIEIKIKEVGGKLSLHCSNTFDGVTGKNAVGGIGLTNVKRRLSIVYPDKHELTIHRKNSSFMVDLIMYL, from the coding sequence ATGCAGAATAAAAAAGCAAAATACTATGTGCTTTCTATTTCTATATGTATAGCGGTTTCTTTAATTGAAGTCTATTTTGATTATATTCTGTATGATGTATTTGAAATAGTAGCTCCTGATGAATTTGAGGATAACTTTAGCGTAACTGTTTTTGTTAACCTATTCTACAGTGTTGCTGGTTTTTATTACATCTTTAGACAAGCCCACAAAAAATCCGAAAAGGAAAAACAACTACTAATACAAGAATCGTTTAAGGCAGAATTAAAATATCTAAAAGCACAGTTAAATCCTCACTTTTTATTTAATGGAATCAATAATGTTTACCACTTAATAGGTAAAAATGATACCCTGGCAAAAGATACCCTGCTTCAGTTTTCAGAGCTATTACGCTATCAACTGTATGAAAGTGGTACTCAAATTGTATTGGAGAAGGAATTGGGCTTCGTATCACAGTATATTAAGATGGAAAAAACCCGTAAGGGTTCGGATATTCAGCTAACCTACACTATAGAATTTGAAAGTTCCGCAAAAAAAATAGTTCCATTATTGCTAATTCCGATTGTAGAAAATGCGTTTAAGCACTGTAGTAACCATACGAACAATACCGATAATCGTATAGAGATCAAGATTAAAGAAGTAGGAGGTAAGCTCTCGCTGCATTGTTCAAATACTTTTGATGGCGTAACCGGTAAAAATGCCGTTGGCGGCATTGGCTTAACAAATGTGAAAAGACGCTTATCTATCGTATACCCGGATAAGCATGAATTAACGATACATAGGAAAAACTCGAGTTTTATGGTCGACTTGATTATGTACTTATAG
- a CDS encoding DUF2490 domain-containing protein, which produces MRNPIGAITILFFSVLLVFYHPVAAQDTDVEVLPSESRFKNPKSRLWVNTYGNIRISKRLFWVAQTHFRFEETDATPFAGQVGQIYNRHAIGYIYNKKINAALGGVMRINFNTDESSTDRNVVPEFRIWHQYQFAMPVYSAMIYHRIRIEHRWTQGFEENSDYIFRNRWRYMFRAKIPLNNDKLAPKTLYISPETELIMQSGKAVVGSVMEDLRLTTTLGYILTPRLTVAAGAMYSQGQTLENAGEFKQNWTLRFHVYFSPDFRKVKNKLPSIHLND; this is translated from the coding sequence ATGAGAAACCCTATCGGCGCTATAACTATCCTGTTTTTTTCAGTATTGCTGGTGTTCTACCATCCCGTAGCGGCACAAGATACGGATGTAGAAGTCCTTCCGTCAGAATCCAGGTTCAAAAATCCAAAAAGCAGACTTTGGGTAAATACCTATGGCAATATCAGAATCTCCAAACGCTTATTTTGGGTGGCCCAAACACATTTTCGGTTTGAAGAGACCGATGCCACCCCGTTTGCCGGGCAAGTAGGGCAAATTTACAACCGCCATGCCATAGGTTACATTTACAATAAAAAAATCAATGCAGCATTGGGCGGTGTTATGCGAATCAATTTCAATACCGATGAAAGTTCTACGGACCGCAATGTGGTGCCCGAATTTCGAATTTGGCATCAGTATCAATTTGCCATGCCCGTATACAGTGCCATGATCTATCATCGCATACGAATTGAACATCGGTGGACGCAAGGTTTCGAAGAAAATAGCGATTATATTTTCCGCAATAGGTGGCGTTATATGTTTAGGGCCAAAATCCCTTTGAATAACGATAAGCTAGCACCCAAAACCTTATATATTTCCCCTGAAACCGAATTGATCATGCAGAGCGGTAAGGCCGTTGTGGGTAGTGTGATGGAAGACCTACGTTTGACAACGACCTTGGGTTATATCTTAACCCCGCGACTAACGGTAGCGGCAGGGGCGATGTATTCCCAAGGGCAAACCTTGGAAAATGCTGGTGAGTTCAAACAAAACTGGACATTACGTTTTCATGTATATTTCTCGCCAGATTTTAGGAAAGTCAAAAACAAGTTACCATCCATACATCTAAACGATTAG
- a CDS encoding serine hydrolase domain-containing protein has product MKKTNTILLLLMLSFSLMNFSCTSSDEEVIINDLSSLDKELVARDFSGVVLVVQNDDIIFNKAYGRKNGQENEWNDVNTVFDICSITKQFTAAGILKLSMQNKVSVNDDLSKYFDGVPNDKKNITVHQLLTHSSGLVVGIGGDYETITEEEFLEQVFDSELISPVGERFNYSNIGYSLLGLIIEKASGMDYETFLNSQVFEPSKMNHTGYVIPDWETNEVANGFFDGKEAKKPNEENWSDNGPYLNLKGNGGILSRASDMLLWSQSIMNNTVLDEATTATYLYPHFQPTNIYDNYGYGWGIENPDSENKLVVHGGASNLFTSDLWIYPKKRITIIILSNEFEESVYTIAREISNFLLAE; this is encoded by the coding sequence ATGAAAAAAACAAATACAATCCTATTACTTCTAATGCTATCATTTTCATTAATGAATTTTAGTTGTACCAGTAGTGATGAAGAGGTAATAATCAATGATTTATCTTCCCTTGATAAAGAACTTGTGGCAAGAGACTTTTCAGGTGTCGTTTTAGTCGTTCAAAATGACGACATCATATTCAATAAGGCATATGGAAGAAAGAATGGTCAAGAGAATGAATGGAATGATGTAAATACCGTTTTTGACATTTGCTCTATTACAAAACAGTTTACTGCTGCTGGAATACTAAAATTGTCAATGCAAAATAAGGTCTCGGTCAATGATGATTTATCAAAATACTTTGACGGTGTTCCCAACGACAAAAAAAATATAACCGTACATCAGTTGCTCACACATTCTTCTGGTTTAGTAGTTGGAATTGGTGGAGATTATGAAACCATTACTGAGGAAGAGTTTTTAGAGCAGGTTTTTGATAGCGAATTGATTAGTCCCGTTGGGGAAAGGTTTAATTATTCGAATATAGGCTATAGCTTGCTTGGTTTGATTATTGAAAAAGCTAGTGGAATGGATTATGAAACCTTTTTAAATTCACAGGTTTTTGAACCTTCTAAAATGAACCATACCGGTTATGTGATTCCAGATTGGGAAACTAATGAAGTGGCAAATGGCTTCTTTGATGGTAAAGAGGCTAAAAAACCAAATGAAGAGAATTGGAGTGACAATGGTCCGTATCTCAATCTTAAGGGAAATGGAGGTATTCTATCACGAGCAAGTGACATGTTACTTTGGAGCCAATCAATAATGAACAATACAGTACTAGATGAAGCAACTACCGCTACATATCTCTATCCTCATTTTCAACCCACAAACATATATGATAACTATGGATATGGCTGGGGAATCGAAAACCCTGACTCAGAAAACAAGCTGGTAGTTCATGGTGGTGCGAGTAATCTATTTACTTCTGACCTATGGATATATCCTAAAAAAAGAATTACAATAATCATACTCAGTAATGAGTTTGAAGAATCTGTCTACACAATCGCAAGAGAGATATCAAACTTTTTGCTGGCAGAGTAA
- a CDS encoding LytR/AlgR family response regulator transcription factor, translating into MKQLNCLIIDDEPIAREGINDYCKEVPFLNVAALCKNVLQANHYLESNEIDLIFLDINMPILSGVDWLKDLKKSPPVIMTTAYKEYALQSFGYNVLDYLVKPISFKRFLQAVNKVNSYYTHTDEKNILFLKSKKQHKKIAIEDILFVEAMQNYIKVTTSKETIITHISLKSFKDQLPDNTFIQTHKSYIVSKYKVDKIVENKIIIGDYEIPISVRLRKTVLNNF; encoded by the coding sequence ATGAAACAACTCAATTGTTTGATCATAGATGATGAACCTATTGCCAGAGAAGGCATTAACGATTATTGTAAAGAGGTTCCGTTTTTAAATGTGGCTGCACTATGTAAGAATGTATTGCAAGCAAATCATTATCTCGAAAGCAATGAAATTGATTTAATTTTTTTGGATATCAATATGCCCATACTTTCGGGTGTGGATTGGTTAAAAGACTTAAAAAAATCGCCTCCAGTTATTATGACCACGGCATACAAAGAATATGCGTTGCAGAGTTTTGGGTACAACGTTCTGGATTATTTGGTAAAGCCCATTTCCTTTAAACGGTTTTTGCAGGCGGTCAATAAGGTTAACAGTTATTATACGCATACGGATGAAAAGAACATACTTTTCTTAAAAAGTAAAAAACAGCATAAAAAGATAGCCATAGAGGATATTTTATTTGTAGAGGCCATGCAAAATTATATTAAAGTAACAACATCAAAAGAGACTATTATTACACACATTTCTTTAAAGAGTTTTAAAGACCAATTACCCGATAATACTTTTATCCAAACACACAAATCATATATAGTGTCTAAATATAAAGTGGATAAAATCGTAGAAAACAAAATCATTATTGGGGATTATGAAATTCCGATAAGTGTACGTTTAAGAAAAACGGTTTTAAATAATTTTTAG
- a CDS encoding PmeII family type II restriction endonuclease: MNDLNLDDVKQYVEDNIGTFHKKRTDKLADLELKTILKRKNPYLFKAKNVLVAAEIIQGILDAWVSSSEEGIFGDWLEGLAIFVNQKVYGGWKSGMDGIDLEFDKNGARHIVTIKSGPDWSNSSSWKKMIDNFDSARKRLKTSGGGINVVAVNGCCYGRSSKRYEYKKKGDLYKYCGQSFWAYISNDDDLYKDLIVPIGYKAKEKNEEFLESYSKILNKFTLEFSQSFCFENGEIDWDKLVEFNSSRR; the protein is encoded by the coding sequence ATGAATGATTTGAATCTAGATGACGTAAAGCAGTACGTCGAGGATAACATTGGCACTTTCCACAAGAAAAGAACAGATAAGCTGGCCGACCTTGAGTTAAAGACAATTCTAAAAAGGAAAAATCCCTATTTATTTAAAGCCAAAAATGTTTTGGTTGCTGCTGAGATAATCCAAGGTATTTTAGATGCATGGGTTTCATCAAGTGAAGAAGGTATTTTTGGCGACTGGCTCGAAGGACTTGCGATTTTTGTAAATCAAAAAGTATATGGCGGTTGGAAATCTGGTATGGATGGTATAGACTTGGAATTTGATAAAAATGGTGCGAGACACATAGTTACTATAAAATCTGGACCAGATTGGTCAAATAGTAGTTCTTGGAAGAAAATGATTGATAATTTTGATTCCGCCAGAAAAAGGCTTAAAACTTCGGGTGGGGGAATCAATGTTGTAGCCGTAAACGGATGTTGTTACGGTAGATCATCAAAACGTTATGAGTATAAGAAAAAGGGTGATTTATATAAATATTGTGGGCAATCATTTTGGGCTTATATTTCCAACGATGATGATTTATATAAGGATTTAATCGTACCAATAGGCTATAAGGCTAAAGAGAAGAACGAAGAATTCCTAGAATCTTATTCCAAAATATTAAACAAATTTACTTTAGAATTTTCGCAAAGTTTCTGCTTTGAAAACGGAGAAATTGATTGGGATAAATTAGTAGAATTCAATTCAAGTAGACGCTAA
- a CDS encoding DNA cytosine methyltransferase, protein MEGTKITTKEAASKLNLTPQQVRNLCRYDKLPGEKLGNSWIINEEEVEYYKSNNSCGKTEDKKLSKQENTNRFKFNEPIALSFFTGAMGLDLGIEKAGFKTLLACEVDKASRKTIIRNKPEIALISDIRDYSAQNIREKAGLTETDEIDLIIGGPPCQAFSTAGKRKGFEDERGNVFLKFIERILELQPKYAVIENVRGILSAPLKHRPHNQRGKEFDDLEFQELKGGALLNIVNTLRDNGYGVSFNLYNSANFGTPQKRERVIIIASRDGSRLPYLTPTHSENGEFGLPKWTTFADAVNNLTSDSKNHVNFPEKRLKYYRMLGPGQYWKDLPLETQKEAMGKSFYSGGGKTGFFRRLAWDKPSPTLVTHPAMPATDLAHPEKNRPLTVEEYKRIQQFPDDWNIEGSLIEQYKQIGNAVPVGLGKAVGKAILAHMNDKVPIQYKDFKYSRYTSTNDRSWELNIMKIMNQYKMVI, encoded by the coding sequence ATGGAAGGTACCAAAATAACCACAAAAGAAGCTGCATCAAAATTAAATCTAACCCCGCAACAAGTTCGAAACCTTTGTCGGTATGACAAGTTACCAGGTGAAAAACTTGGTAACTCCTGGATTATTAATGAGGAGGAAGTTGAGTATTATAAATCTAATAATAGTTGCGGTAAAACTGAGGATAAAAAATTATCCAAACAAGAAAACACGAATAGATTTAAGTTTAATGAACCAATAGCCCTTTCGTTTTTTACAGGTGCAATGGGATTGGATTTAGGTATAGAGAAAGCAGGCTTTAAAACATTATTGGCCTGTGAGGTTGATAAAGCTAGTAGAAAGACGATAATTCGAAATAAGCCGGAAATAGCATTAATAAGTGATATTCGCGACTACAGTGCTCAGAATATTAGAGAAAAAGCTGGTCTAACTGAAACTGACGAAATTGATTTAATTATTGGTGGCCCACCTTGTCAGGCTTTTAGCACGGCGGGTAAAAGGAAAGGATTTGAAGATGAGAGAGGCAATGTTTTTTTAAAGTTCATAGAAAGGATTCTTGAATTACAACCAAAATATGCAGTAATAGAGAACGTTAGGGGTATATTATCTGCCCCTTTAAAACATAGGCCACATAATCAAAGAGGTAAGGAGTTTGATGATTTAGAGTTTCAAGAGTTAAAAGGCGGTGCTTTATTAAATATTGTAAATACACTGCGAGATAATGGTTATGGTGTAAGCTTTAATCTCTATAACTCAGCGAACTTTGGCACCCCGCAAAAAAGGGAACGTGTAATCATCATTGCTTCTCGTGATGGTAGTAGATTGCCATATTTAACTCCTACGCATTCTGAAAATGGCGAGTTCGGTTTACCTAAATGGACGACTTTCGCCGATGCTGTAAATAATTTGACTTCTGATTCAAAGAATCATGTCAATTTTCCAGAAAAACGACTAAAATACTACAGAATGCTCGGTCCGGGGCAGTATTGGAAGGATTTACCATTAGAAACTCAAAAGGAGGCAATGGGTAAATCATTTTATTCTGGTGGTGGGAAAACAGGCTTCTTTAGAAGGTTAGCTTGGGACAAGCCATCCCCAACTCTTGTAACGCACCCTGCAATGCCAGCAACAGATTTAGCGCATCCCGAAAAAAACAGACCTTTGACCGTTGAAGAGTACAAAAGAATTCAACAATTTCCTGATGATTGGAATATCGAAGGAAGTTTGATTGAACAATATAAACAAATTGGAAATGCCGTTCCTGTAGGATTGGGAAAAGCAGTTGGCAAAGCTATTTTGGCCCATATGAATGATAAGGTGCCTATCCAATACAAAGATTTCAAATATTCAAGATATACATCAACTAATGACAGAAGCTGGGAATTGAATATTATGAAAATAATGAATCAATATAAAATGGTCATTTGA
- a CDS encoding type II toxin-antitoxin system ParD family antitoxin: protein MATVRKTVTFTEQQDKWIKAQIEAGEYTNDSEYLRNLVRQDQANNAKFLSLKTKLIEGLEGGVSTKSLPEIMKEVETRMREDGRL from the coding sequence ATGGCAACAGTTCGTAAAACGGTAACATTTACAGAACAACAGGATAAATGGATAAAAGCTCAAATCGAAGCGGGTGAGTATACCAATGACAGTGAGTATTTGCGAAATCTTGTACGTCAAGACCAAGCAAATAATGCAAAATTTCTTTCGCTTAAAACCAAACTTATAGAAGGCCTCGAAGGCGGTGTTAGCACGAAATCATTACCGGAAATCATGAAAGAAGTGGAAACACGTATGCGCGAAGATGGCCGTTTATAA
- a CDS encoding type II toxin-antitoxin system RelE/ParE family toxin encodes MAVYKLSSKAEIDLAEMYEFGIYKFGLSQAQKYFYSMHETFEVLSENMNLGRDASEFISDLKRFAYKAHTIFYLHTASGIFILRVLSQHMDYERNL; translated from the coding sequence ATGGCCGTTTATAAACTCTCTAGCAAAGCCGAAATTGATTTGGCTGAAATGTATGAGTTTGGCATATACAAATTTGGGTTATCCCAAGCGCAGAAGTATTTTTATAGTATGCATGAAACTTTTGAAGTGCTATCTGAAAACATGAATTTAGGCCGAGACGCTTCAGAATTCATTTCCGACCTGAAAAGATTCGCTTATAAAGCGCACACCATATTTTATCTTCATACGGCAAGCGGAATTTTTATTCTCAGGGTACTGAGTCAACACATGGATTACGAGCGAAACCTGTAA